The window TTTCAGGTCGACCAGTTTGAAACCGGTATAAACCAGCACTCCGGCCAGACTCGCCACCGGAATGCTTTGCAGCACGCTCGACAGCAACAACACGAACGCCAGCAGCCACAGGCCATGGAAGATCGTCGAATAACGCGTGGTCGCACCGGCCTGGACGTTGGCCGAACTGCGTACGATCACCCCGGTCATCGGCAACGCGCCGACCAGACCGCAGAGCATGTTGCCGACACCTTGCGCCGACAGCTCACGGTCGAAGTCCGAGCGCACGCCGCTGTGCATGCGATCTACCGCCGCGGCCGACAAAAGGGTTTCCGCGCTGGCAATGAAGGCCACGGCGAACGCGGCGATCAACAGCGTCGGATCGGCCAGACTGAGCAGGTCAGCAGGTTTCAACCAATCAATGGCCTCCGCCAGATTCGCCGGCACCTCGACGCGCTTGACCTGCAATGCCAGCAGCAGACTGGCACCCGTCGCCAGACCCACACCCAGCAATGCGCCGGGAACAAAACGCAGCGATTGCGGGCGGAATTTTTCCCATAGCCACATCACCGCAATCGTCGCCAGCCCGAGCAACCCGGCCTGCCAGCCGAACGACGGCAAAGCCTGCGCCACCGCGCCCGGGAATGCGGTGAGATTGTCCAGCCCGGACGGTTTCGGTGCGGCATCGAGCATCACATGCACCTGCGACAGCACGATCAAGACGCCGATCCCCGCGAGCATGCCGTACACCACCGCTGGCGCCGTCACCCGAAACCAGCAACCCAGCTTCAAGCGCCCGGCCACCAGTTGCAGAAATCCGGCGAGCAACAGAATCGGCCCGAGCATCTCGATGCCGTGCTGGCGCACCAGTTCGAACACCAATACCGCCAGCCCCGCCGCCGGCCCACTGACCTGCAACGGCGAACCCGCCAGCCAGCCGACCACCAGACCGCCGATGATCCCGGTGATCAGGCCTTTGGCCGGGGGCAACCCTGACGCAATCGCAATGCCCATGCACAGCGGCAGGGCGACCAGAAACACAACCACTGAAGCCAGTAGCTCCCGTGGCAACACCGCTTTCAATTGAGCCGCACGCATGGCGATTCTCCCGAAGTTTTCTTCAGGCGTGGTGAGGCCGCGTCGCTGAAACAGCGACGGGCGTCAAACCACACAGATTTTTAGGAAGATTTAGAAGCGTGCTTTGGGCGTCGCCACCGGAATCGGATGGCTGCCGTCGAGCGGCAGGAAGCGTCCCTGGTCCGCGTCGTAAGCTTTGATTTC of the Pseudomonas sp. Seg1 genome contains:
- a CDS encoding SulP family inorganic anion transporter, translated to MRAAQLKAVLPRELLASVVVFLVALPLCMGIAIASGLPPAKGLITGIIGGLVVGWLAGSPLQVSGPAAGLAVLVFELVRQHGIEMLGPILLLAGFLQLVAGRLKLGCWFRVTAPAVVYGMLAGIGVLIVLSQVHVMLDAAPKPSGLDNLTAFPGAVAQALPSFGWQAGLLGLATIAVMWLWEKFRPQSLRFVPGALLGVGLATGASLLLALQVKRVEVPANLAEAIDWLKPADLLSLADPTLLIAAFAVAFIASAETLLSAAAVDRMHSGVRSDFDRELSAQGVGNMLCGLVGALPMTGVIVRSSANVQAGATTRYSTIFHGLWLLAFVLLLSSVLQSIPVASLAGVLVYTGFKLVDLKAFRGLSRYGRMPMFTYAATALAIIFTDLLTGVLVGFGLTLVKLAFKASRLKISLIDLPKDGEMELRLVGAGTFLKVPALTQVLNTIPEGTTVHVPLNNLSYIDHSCLELLEEWGRANAAKGSKLLIESRGLKRRLEGRVRTNTGIGAAG